Proteins encoded by one window of Gordonia jinghuaiqii:
- a CDS encoding acyl-CoA dehydrogenase family protein: MTGMTARARAGADVGEVLGRLDAMFPLLQGEAADSERLRRPTPAVQSALRESGIFGLMVPGALGGLEATPLQVMTVIEKLSHADASLGWLVRALTIETANAAVYLDDSAVAELFDTERTTLIAGHSAGHSGTAVRVDGGYRVSGTWRFAPGVSMATHINLGVTVEGTGEPLVCVVPRSMLRIIDNWDMLGLRATASLDYAADDVHVPDDRVFRVGRDRIRRGGIVNRLSPALMAGLFQASWSQGVGRRMLDELRDLTRRRSDSADFHDSPVTSDEFFAEYARHYSHVRGTMALLRETWQDHEDTLLRGADLTTEQETMTRLASGLATRTALEISQLVHRFAGAQVMRNSALQRFFRDSHAGTQHRGSAHMVTQQCGRILSGVLPEGTHWGFFDLVIPEGNPR, translated from the coding sequence ATGACCGGTATGACCGCCCGAGCCAGGGCAGGTGCCGATGTCGGCGAGGTGCTGGGTCGCCTCGACGCGATGTTCCCGTTGCTGCAGGGCGAGGCGGCCGACAGCGAACGGTTGCGTCGCCCCACCCCGGCGGTGCAGTCAGCGCTCCGCGAGAGCGGTATCTTCGGACTGATGGTCCCGGGCGCCCTGGGAGGGCTGGAGGCCACACCGTTGCAGGTGATGACGGTGATCGAGAAACTCTCGCATGCCGACGCCTCGCTCGGCTGGCTGGTCCGCGCGCTCACCATCGAGACCGCCAATGCTGCAGTGTACCTAGACGACTCGGCGGTGGCCGAGCTGTTCGACACCGAACGGACCACCCTGATCGCCGGGCATTCGGCGGGCCACTCGGGGACGGCGGTGCGTGTCGACGGCGGGTACCGGGTCAGCGGCACCTGGCGATTCGCGCCGGGCGTCTCGATGGCCACGCACATAAACCTGGGCGTCACGGTGGAGGGCACCGGTGAACCACTGGTCTGCGTGGTGCCGCGTTCGATGCTGCGGATCATCGACAACTGGGACATGCTCGGGCTGCGCGCCACCGCGAGCCTCGATTACGCCGCCGACGACGTCCACGTCCCCGACGACCGGGTCTTCCGGGTCGGACGAGACCGGATCCGGCGGGGCGGCATCGTGAACCGCCTCAGCCCGGCGTTGATGGCGGGGTTGTTCCAGGCATCGTGGTCGCAGGGCGTAGGGCGCCGGATGCTCGACGAGCTCCGCGACCTCACCCGGCGCAGAAGCGATTCGGCGGATTTCCACGACTCACCGGTCACGAGCGACGAGTTCTTCGCCGAGTACGCGCGCCATTACTCGCACGTGCGGGGAACCATGGCTCTGCTGCGGGAGACCTGGCAGGACCACGAGGACACGCTACTGCGCGGTGCGGATCTGACCACCGAGCAGGAGACCATGACGCGACTCGCGTCGGGTCTCGCCACCAGGACCGCACTCGAGATCAGTCAGCTCGTCCACCGGTTCGCCGGCGCTCAGGTGATGCGCAACAGCGCATTACAGCGGTTCTTCCGCGACAGCCATGCCGGTACCCAGCATCGGGGAAGTGCGCACATGGTCACCCAGCAGTGCGGGCGCATCCTCAGCGGGGTGCTGCCCGAGGGAACCCACTGGGGGTTCTTCGATCTCGTCATACCAGAAGGGAATCCACGATGA
- a CDS encoding fumarylacetoacetate hydrolase family protein — MKLITLDLGGTTVAARVDGDSYVEITGHRDVGSLLAHEEWRSIAAAADGARHAAGGVRRAMLGASPSKIMCVGLNYRGHIEEMGRELPEYPTVFAKFPDTLCGPDDPVIAVKDDPALDWEGELVVVIGKTVYREGEAAAAAAIAGYTIANDISMRSWQYRSQEWLQGKIWARSTPVGPVLVTPDEFDTSTAVLRTTVNGEVMQSHAVADLLFSPARLVSYLSTMVPLRPGDLILTGTPGGVGRAMTPPRYLTAGDTVEVSIDGIGSLRNEVVAESPQHVADLRRVLLRV; from the coding sequence ATGAAACTGATCACCCTCGATCTAGGCGGCACCACCGTCGCTGCCCGGGTGGACGGCGACTCGTACGTCGAGATCACCGGCCACCGCGATGTGGGTTCGCTGCTGGCACACGAGGAATGGCGATCGATCGCGGCGGCGGCGGACGGGGCGCGACACGCCGCCGGCGGTGTGCGGCGGGCCATGCTGGGGGCGTCGCCGTCCAAGATCATGTGCGTGGGGCTGAACTATCGCGGTCACATCGAGGAGATGGGTCGCGAACTCCCGGAGTACCCGACCGTGTTCGCGAAGTTCCCCGACACGCTCTGCGGGCCCGACGACCCGGTGATCGCGGTGAAGGACGACCCGGCACTCGACTGGGAGGGCGAGCTCGTGGTGGTGATCGGCAAGACCGTCTACCGGGAAGGGGAGGCAGCGGCGGCGGCCGCGATCGCCGGGTACACAATCGCCAACGACATCTCGATGCGCAGCTGGCAGTATCGCAGCCAGGAGTGGCTGCAGGGGAAGATCTGGGCGCGATCCACGCCGGTCGGTCCCGTGCTGGTGACCCCGGATGAGTTCGACACTTCGACGGCCGTCCTGCGGACCACCGTCAACGGTGAGGTCATGCAGTCCCACGCGGTGGCCGACCTGTTGTTCTCGCCCGCGCGACTGGTGAGCTACCTGTCGACGATGGTGCCGCTGCGTCCGGGTGATCTGATCCTCACCGGAACGCCCGGCGGTGTGGGGCGGGCGATGACCCCGCCGCGGTATCTGACCGCCGGTGACACCGTCGAGGTGTCGATCGACGGGATCGGCTCGCTCCGCAACGAGGTGGTGGCCGAGTCGCCACAGCACGTCGCCGATCTCCGACGTGTCCTGCTGCGTGTCTGA
- a CDS encoding NUDIX hydrolase, with translation MSRRILAVGAVIRDDGGRFLLVQRAHDPQAGRWTLPGGKVEPSETLEQAVIREIAEETGIRIVVGERVWSVDIPGGDGVVFEVHDFVATALSTDVTAGDDAADAGWFSPAEMRDLPLTRGLIAHLERHGLI, from the coding sequence ATGAGCCGCCGCATTCTCGCGGTGGGTGCCGTCATCCGTGACGACGGCGGCCGGTTTCTGCTCGTCCAACGCGCGCACGACCCGCAGGCGGGACGGTGGACGCTGCCCGGGGGCAAGGTGGAACCGTCGGAGACGTTGGAGCAGGCGGTGATCCGGGAGATCGCCGAGGAGACCGGCATCCGGATCGTCGTGGGGGAGCGGGTCTGGTCCGTCGACATCCCCGGCGGCGACGGAGTGGTCTTCGAGGTCCACGACTTCGTGGCCACTGCTCTGAGCACCGACGTGACCGCCGGCGACGATGCCGCCGACGCGGGCTGGTTCTCACCGGCGGAAATGCGGGATCTGCCGTTGACCAGAGGGTTGATCGCTCATCTGGAACGCCACGGCCTCATCTGA
- a CDS encoding nitroreductase family protein: MTDLLPLDPDQLLTTTRSVRKRLDFERPVPLDVVKEALEVALQAPTGSNSQTWHWIVLTDPELKQKVADYYAQSFAKYYAGQAPRDETGKRVASSAQYLADTMGQVPVLVIGAIYTGGDLPAGNQAGVWGSLLPGAWSLSLALRARGLGSAWTTLHLNYEKEIAELLGIPNGVHQGVLLPVAYTKGTDFKPAPRKDLDSVLHIDGW, encoded by the coding sequence ATGACCGATCTGCTGCCACTCGACCCCGACCAGCTTCTGACCACGACCCGCTCGGTGCGCAAGCGCCTGGACTTCGAGCGGCCCGTCCCGCTCGACGTGGTCAAGGAGGCGCTCGAGGTCGCGCTGCAGGCGCCGACTGGCAGCAACAGCCAGACCTGGCACTGGATCGTCCTCACCGACCCCGAACTCAAGCAGAAGGTCGCCGACTACTACGCGCAGTCCTTCGCGAAGTACTACGCGGGTCAGGCGCCACGCGACGAGACCGGCAAGCGCGTCGCGTCGAGTGCGCAGTATCTGGCCGACACGATGGGTCAGGTGCCGGTGCTCGTCATCGGTGCGATCTACACCGGCGGCGATCTCCCGGCGGGTAACCAGGCCGGTGTCTGGGGTTCGCTGCTTCCGGGTGCGTGGAGCCTGTCATTGGCGTTGCGCGCCCGCGGGCTCGGTTCGGCCTGGACGACGCTGCACCTGAATTACGAGAAGGAGATCGCCGAACTGCTCGGCATCCCGAACGGTGTTCACCAGGGCGTGTTGCTCCCGGTCGCTTACACCAAGGGCACCGACTTCAAGCCCGCCCCGCGCAAGGACCTCGATTCGGTACTGCACATCGACGGCTGGTGA
- a CDS encoding TetR/AcrR family transcriptional regulator, with product MSTTHQPPEHETDSTPRPPTRRTQAKAARRAELLSAAARQMAERGFAGVRLEDIGRAVGVSGPAMYRHFSSKTELLDDMLIDISRRLHDGGAEVVDRGEPPATTLVALIGFHIDVLVTRPDLITVQDRDLSSMTPAANHEVRLLQRRYVERWVDVLLAVSDDEGRTLDRDEARVRVHAMFGLLNSSPRLPAFDQDGLRRLLTAMALAALRCEVPPPDA from the coding sequence ATGTCCACGACGCACCAACCGCCCGAGCACGAGACGGATTCCACGCCCCGTCCGCCCACGCGTCGCACCCAGGCCAAGGCCGCCCGACGCGCCGAACTGCTGTCCGCCGCGGCTCGACAGATGGCCGAACGCGGATTCGCGGGCGTACGCCTCGAGGACATCGGCCGGGCGGTAGGGGTCAGCGGACCGGCGATGTACCGCCACTTCTCGTCGAAGACCGAGCTGCTCGACGACATGCTCATCGACATCAGCCGCCGGTTGCACGACGGCGGCGCCGAGGTCGTCGACCGCGGCGAGCCGCCGGCCACCACGCTGGTGGCGCTCATCGGTTTCCACATCGACGTCCTGGTCACGCGCCCCGACCTGATCACCGTGCAGGACCGGGACCTCTCGTCGATGACGCCGGCCGCCAACCACGAGGTGCGTCTGCTGCAGCGCCGCTATGTCGAGCGCTGGGTGGACGTACTGCTCGCGGTGAGCGACGACGAGGGCCGGACCCTCGATCGCGACGAGGCCCGCGTTCGCGTCCACGCGATGTTCGGATTGCTGAACTCCTCGCCACGGCTACCCGCCTTCGACCAGGACGGTCTACGCCGGCTGCTCACCGCGATGGCACTGGCGGCGTTGCGGTGTGAGGTGCCGCCCCCCGACGCCTGA
- a CDS encoding DUF5336 domain-containing protein, with protein sequence MNPGEPNHPGGQWSGAQQGPPQSGGMPGQQWDPNAQYQYPGGGWGPAPRAPGPRPDLSLIFALASAVAGIVTYFMGFLSWITVSAGADEELDQWGTRLDEGEGGIPGFFSYEIVLNPGKFFIVLGVVAVATSFVLVPRYRRALPFLAVIGVAAWLALFAAALVVPPFLDLGAGAIIGLIFGALQVTLLMAAAFLYGLKKDDAVRG encoded by the coding sequence GTGAACCCAGGCGAGCCCAACCATCCGGGCGGTCAGTGGTCGGGAGCCCAGCAGGGACCGCCTCAGAGCGGCGGAATGCCGGGTCAGCAGTGGGATCCCAATGCGCAGTACCAGTATCCGGGCGGCGGCTGGGGTCCCGCGCCGCGAGCGCCGGGCCCGCGCCCCGATCTGTCGCTGATCTTCGCGCTGGCCTCCGCGGTCGCCGGGATCGTCACCTACTTCATGGGTTTCCTCAGCTGGATCACGGTCTCTGCCGGTGCCGACGAGGAACTCGACCAATGGGGAACGCGGCTCGACGAGGGTGAGGGGGGAATCCCGGGCTTCTTCTCCTACGAGATCGTGCTGAACCCGGGCAAGTTCTTCATCGTTCTCGGCGTGGTCGCGGTGGCGACGAGCTTTGTGCTGGTCCCCAGATACCGCAGGGCACTGCCGTTCCTCGCGGTGATCGGGGTGGCCGCGTGGCTCGCACTGTTCGCGGCCGCGCTGGTGGTGCCGCCGTTCCTCGATCTCGGGGCCGGCGCCATCATCGGCCTGATCTTCGGAGCCCTGCAGGTGACGCTACTGATGGCGGCGGCATTCTTGTACGGTCTGAAGAAGGATGACGCAGTCCGGGGCTGA
- a CDS encoding SAM-dependent methyltransferase, with amino-acid sequence MTQSGADDRFDESPRPLHAGPPEDPLVGAFRRAGCVYAEEEVCILREHARTADELDDLSTRRIAGQPLEHLVGWVQFGDLRLSVGPGVFVPRQRSLLLAQAAVDAAGGFGEPVVLEPFCGVAPIASSVAASVPAAVLHVCDVDSATLAHARRNLPANSGIHLGSLLEPVPAALRGHLDVIAAVPPYVPDAQIAFLAPEARDHEPRRALTGGPDGLDHIAALVADARVWLRAGGDLLMEMHTAQFDLLANRLETDVSFDVDAIEGDDGQTVVARLRRRRDG; translated from the coding sequence ATGACGCAGTCCGGGGCTGACGACCGGTTCGACGAATCGCCGCGCCCACTGCATGCGGGTCCACCCGAGGACCCGTTGGTGGGCGCGTTTCGTCGTGCGGGATGTGTGTACGCCGAGGAGGAGGTCTGCATCCTGCGTGAACATGCCCGTACCGCAGACGAACTCGACGATCTGAGTACACGGCGTATCGCCGGGCAACCACTCGAGCACCTCGTGGGATGGGTGCAGTTCGGCGATCTCCGGCTCAGTGTCGGACCGGGGGTCTTCGTGCCCCGGCAACGGTCGCTGTTGCTGGCGCAGGCTGCGGTCGACGCGGCCGGAGGATTCGGCGAACCCGTTGTGCTGGAGCCCTTCTGCGGAGTCGCGCCGATCGCGTCGAGTGTCGCCGCGTCGGTCCCGGCCGCAGTGCTTCATGTCTGTGACGTCGATTCCGCCACGCTCGCTCATGCCCGCCGAAACCTCCCCGCGAACAGCGGGATACACCTGGGTTCCCTCCTGGAGCCGGTGCCGGCGGCGCTTCGTGGACACCTCGACGTGATCGCCGCGGTGCCGCCCTACGTTCCCGACGCCCAGATCGCCTTCCTGGCCCCCGAGGCGCGTGACCACGAACCCCGCAGAGCACTCACCGGCGGACCCGACGGGCTCGACCACATCGCCGCCCTCGTCGCCGATGCCCGCGTGTGGCTGCGGGCCGGGGGAGACCTGTTGATGGAGATGCACACCGCACAGTTCGACCTGCTGGCGAATCGGCTCGAGACGGACGTGAGTTTCGACGTCGACGCCATCGAGGGCGACGACGGTCAGACCGTGGTCGCACGGCTTCGACGCCGCCGCGACGGTTGA
- a CDS encoding indolepyruvate ferredoxin oxidoreductase family protein, with amino-acid sequence MTLADDRAHPVSVPTPDRRSRDALPPEPGIAGFSLDDRYARESGDIYLTGIQALVRMVADRAHLDRRHDLRTASFISGYEGSPLAGYDLELARRHDLLAPYDITHRPGLNEELAATAVMGSQLAAQVADLSPAAGGALRDGVVGYWYGKAPGLDRATDALRHANLIGTHPSGGAVALVGDDPGAKSSTVPCASEMALADLYMPILYPADSQDILDLGVHAALMSRASGLWTSLKISAHVADGASTAHVDPARVAPVYGGLGRSPHVPSGRLLGAALMELEQNQLTIRLPRAQEYARLNGINRVVVSSPDDRIGIVAAGKTYLDLREALRLMNIDDDDLRRLGIRILKLGMVYPIERDILNRFVFGTATGDLDEVIVIEEKRDFIETMMRDILFRHPRAPRIVGKVHEDGSTLFSRFGELDVDAVTRGLAERLARHQVDAAQTWLDRQARRRTRIELPLAVRTPYFCSGCPHNSSTKVSQDTLVGAGIGCHAMVLLMDPRQVGDIAGITQMGGEGAQWIGMAPFVSADHFVQNVGDGTFMHSGSLALRAAVASGVNITYKLLYNGTVAMTGGQDPVGAMGLPRLSSLLLDEGVAKIVVTTDDPKHARGLRLPKSVEIRHRDDMLEVQNELAAVPGVTVLIHDQHCAAEKRRKRKRGTMPTPTRRVMINERICEGCGDCGQKSNCLSVHPVDTEFGRKTQIDQSSCNLDYSCLQGDCPSFVTVTPGSARNRPSAPDIPADGLPEPAVPAVRETFSLRVTGIGGTGVVTVSQVLATAAVLDGHAARTVDMTGLAQKGGAVVSDIKITPRAIEQAAKVAAGDCDLYLVCDPLVGTDPVNLKVAAAEKTVAVVSTTQVPTGLMVIDTAVGFPAEAAVHSVIDAHVSRGVYLDAGALSTALFDDEQFANMLMVGAAYQAGALAISASSIERAVELNSVAVEKNLQAFRRGRQTVADPATVSATIAGLHGPSTAAAEPGAHALGVVGGLSGLDDELTRTIALRYDDLVAYADERYARDYLDVVTKVHDAGHGPALTDAVACGLHKLMAYKDEYEVARLTRDPAFSARVADRFGDDAELAVRLHPPTLRNMGMREKLSLGRWADAPLSALSKMKRLRGTALDPFGRSEIRRTERALVAEYRELVDSILAASATGTITESQVPTVVELAGLPDMVRGYESIKMRNVERYRAEVSRLRAILGI; translated from the coding sequence ATGACCCTCGCAGACGACCGCGCACACCCGGTGTCCGTGCCGACCCCCGATCGCCGCTCCCGCGACGCACTGCCTCCGGAGCCCGGCATCGCGGGCTTCTCGCTCGACGATCGCTACGCCCGCGAATCGGGCGACATCTACCTCACCGGCATCCAGGCCCTCGTCCGCATGGTTGCCGACCGCGCTCACCTCGACCGCCGCCACGATCTGCGGACCGCGTCGTTCATCTCCGGGTACGAGGGTTCACCCCTGGCCGGTTACGACCTCGAACTCGCCCGCCGACACGACCTGCTCGCCCCCTACGACATCACCCACCGGCCCGGCCTGAACGAAGAGCTGGCAGCGACCGCGGTGATGGGTTCGCAGCTCGCCGCACAGGTCGCCGACCTGAGTCCGGCGGCCGGTGGCGCGCTCCGCGACGGCGTCGTCGGTTACTGGTACGGCAAGGCCCCCGGCCTCGACCGCGCCACCGACGCTCTGCGCCACGCCAACCTCATCGGCACCCATCCGTCCGGCGGTGCGGTGGCCCTCGTCGGCGACGACCCGGGCGCCAAGTCCTCGACGGTCCCCTGCGCCTCGGAGATGGCCCTCGCAGATCTCTACATGCCGATCCTCTACCCTGCCGACTCCCAGGACATCCTCGATCTCGGTGTGCACGCGGCCCTCATGAGTCGGGCGAGCGGGTTGTGGACCTCACTCAAGATCTCCGCCCATGTCGCCGATGGCGCGTCGACCGCGCACGTCGACCCCGCCCGCGTCGCACCCGTATACGGCGGCCTCGGGCGGAGTCCGCATGTGCCCAGCGGGCGACTCCTCGGTGCCGCCCTCATGGAGCTCGAACAGAATCAGCTGACCATCCGCCTGCCCCGCGCGCAGGAATACGCGCGCCTCAACGGCATCAACCGGGTCGTGGTCTCGAGCCCCGACGACCGGATCGGCATCGTTGCGGCCGGCAAGACCTACCTCGATCTGCGCGAAGCGCTGCGCCTGATGAACATCGACGACGACGACCTGCGCCGGCTCGGCATCCGCATCCTCAAACTCGGGATGGTGTACCCGATCGAGCGGGACATCCTGAACCGCTTCGTGTTCGGCACCGCCACCGGCGACCTCGACGAGGTCATCGTCATCGAGGAGAAACGCGACTTCATCGAGACGATGATGCGCGACATCCTCTTCCGCCATCCGCGTGCACCCCGCATCGTCGGCAAGGTCCACGAGGACGGTTCGACGCTGTTCTCCCGCTTCGGCGAACTCGACGTCGACGCCGTGACCCGAGGCCTGGCCGAGCGCCTCGCCCGCCACCAGGTCGACGCGGCACAGACCTGGCTGGACCGACAAGCTCGGCGACGCACTCGAATCGAGCTCCCCCTGGCTGTGCGGACCCCGTACTTCTGTTCGGGGTGTCCCCACAACAGTTCGACGAAGGTCTCCCAGGACACCCTCGTCGGCGCGGGTATCGGCTGCCACGCGATGGTGTTGCTGATGGACCCCCGGCAGGTCGGCGACATCGCCGGCATCACCCAGATGGGCGGCGAGGGCGCACAGTGGATCGGCATGGCGCCGTTCGTGTCCGCCGACCACTTCGTGCAGAACGTCGGAGACGGGACGTTCATGCACTCCGGTTCGCTGGCACTGCGGGCCGCTGTCGCCTCGGGGGTGAACATCACCTACAAGTTGCTCTACAACGGGACCGTCGCGATGACCGGCGGGCAGGACCCCGTCGGTGCGATGGGCCTGCCGCGGTTGTCGTCGCTTCTCCTCGATGAGGGCGTGGCCAAGATCGTCGTCACCACCGACGACCCGAAACATGCTCGGGGGCTGCGCCTCCCGAAATCGGTGGAGATTCGTCACCGCGACGACATGCTCGAGGTCCAGAACGAACTCGCCGCCGTTCCCGGCGTCACGGTACTGATCCACGATCAGCATTGCGCCGCGGAGAAGCGGCGCAAGCGCAAGCGCGGCACCATGCCCACACCGACCCGGCGCGTGATGATCAACGAGCGCATCTGCGAGGGATGCGGGGATTGCGGCCAGAAGTCCAACTGCCTGTCGGTTCACCCCGTGGACACCGAGTTCGGCCGCAAGACCCAGATCGACCAGAGTTCGTGCAATCTCGACTACTCGTGCCTGCAGGGTGACTGTCCGTCGTTCGTCACGGTCACCCCGGGGTCGGCCCGTAACCGGCCGAGCGCCCCCGACATCCCCGCCGACGGTCTCCCCGAACCCGCGGTTCCCGCTGTGCGGGAGACCTTCTCGCTCCGCGTCACCGGCATCGGCGGCACCGGGGTCGTGACGGTCTCGCAGGTCCTGGCGACGGCTGCCGTTCTCGACGGGCACGCCGCACGGACAGTCGACATGACCGGCCTCGCCCAGAAGGGCGGTGCCGTGGTGAGCGACATCAAGATCACCCCGCGCGCGATCGAGCAGGCCGCCAAGGTCGCCGCCGGCGACTGCGACCTCTATCTCGTCTGCGACCCGCTCGTCGGCACCGACCCGGTCAACCTCAAGGTCGCGGCTGCGGAGAAGACCGTCGCGGTGGTCTCGACGACGCAGGTTCCGACCGGCCTGATGGTCATCGACACCGCCGTCGGCTTCCCCGCCGAGGCCGCCGTCCATTCCGTGATCGACGCGCACGTGTCGCGCGGCGTGTACCTCGACGCCGGCGCGTTGTCGACGGCACTGTTCGACGACGAGCAGTTCGCCAACATGCTCATGGTGGGCGCCGCGTATCAAGCAGGGGCGCTGGCCATCTCGGCGTCGTCGATCGAACGGGCCGTGGAACTCAACTCGGTGGCCGTCGAGAAGAACCTGCAGGCCTTCCGCCGTGGACGGCAGACCGTCGCCGATCCCGCGACCGTGTCGGCCACCATCGCCGGACTCCACGGGCCGAGCACGGCCGCCGCCGAGCCGGGGGCCCACGCGCTCGGCGTCGTCGGCGGACTGTCCGGCCTCGACGACGAGCTCACGCGGACCATCGCACTTCGATACGACGACCTCGTCGCCTACGCCGACGAACGTTATGCGCGGGACTATCTCGACGTCGTCACGAAGGTGCACGACGCCGGACACGGGCCTGCCCTGACCGACGCCGTGGCCTGTGGTCTCCACAAGCTGATGGCCTACAAGGACGAGTACGAGGTGGCGCGGCTGACCCGGGACCCGGCGTTCTCCGCGCGGGTCGCCGACCGGTTCGGCGACGACGCCGAACTCGCGGTGCGACTGCACCCACCGACGCTGCGCAACATGGGGATGCGCGAGAAGCTCTCGCTCGGCCGGTGGGCCGATGCTCCTCTGAGCGCACTGTCGAAGATGAAGCGGCTTCGCGGCACCGCGCTGGACCCGTTCGGGCGCAGCGAGATCCGGCGCACCGAACGCGCACTCGTCGCCGAATACCGGGAACTGGTCGACTCGATCCTCGCGGCGTCGGCCACCGGGACGATCACGGAGTCACAGGTGCCGACGGTTGTCGAGCTCGCCGGGTTGCCGGACATGGTGCGCGGCTACGAGAGCATCAAGATGCGCAACGTCGAGCGGTATCGCGCGGAGGTGTCGCGGCTGCGGGCGATCCTGGGGATCTGA
- a CDS encoding carboxyl transferase domain-containing protein, with protein MTSTLDGFRAAHQQNLDLLNRRLREVSAGGGAKARERHVSRGKLLPRDRVDGLLDVGSPFIEVAPLAAFGMYDDKAPAAGVIAGVGRVAGRECMIVANDATVSGGTYYPVTVKKHLRAQEIAAANRLPCIYLVDSGGAMLLQQDEVFPDRDHFGRIFYNQATMSAAGIPQIAAVLGSSTAGGAYVPAMSDETVIVRNQGTIFLAGPPLVKAATGEDVTAEDLGGGAMHSSVSGVTDHLVDNDQQALAKVREIVATLGPREAPQWETIPSREPLRPQSDIYDVVPTDPRTPYDVRSVIEIICDAGEYTEFKANYGTTLVTAFAHIHGHPVGIIANNGVLFSESALKGAHFIELCDQRRIPLLFLQNITGFMVGKAYEQGGIAKNGAKMVNAVACARVPKFTVMVGGSFGAGNYSMCGRAYSPRFLWMWPNARISVMGGPQAADTLGTVRRNQLERSGGEWSAEDEESFKAPIREQFERQSDAYYSTARLWDDGIIDPAQTRTLLGLALETARYAPLADPRYGVFRM; from the coding sequence GTGACCAGCACGCTCGACGGCTTCCGGGCCGCCCACCAGCAGAATCTCGACCTCCTCAACCGGCGCCTGCGTGAGGTGTCGGCGGGTGGCGGCGCCAAGGCCCGGGAACGCCACGTCTCCCGCGGCAAGCTGCTCCCGCGCGATCGCGTCGACGGCCTGCTCGACGTCGGATCCCCCTTCATCGAGGTCGCACCGCTCGCTGCCTTCGGCATGTACGACGACAAGGCTCCGGCCGCGGGCGTCATCGCCGGCGTCGGACGCGTCGCCGGCCGCGAATGCATGATCGTCGCGAACGATGCGACCGTCTCCGGCGGTACCTACTACCCGGTGACGGTGAAGAAACACCTGCGCGCACAGGAGATCGCCGCGGCCAACCGGTTGCCGTGCATCTACCTCGTCGACTCCGGCGGCGCGATGCTCCTGCAGCAGGACGAGGTCTTTCCCGACCGCGACCACTTCGGCCGGATCTTCTACAACCAGGCGACGATGAGTGCCGCGGGTATCCCGCAGATCGCCGCGGTACTCGGCTCCTCGACCGCCGGCGGCGCCTACGTTCCGGCGATGAGCGACGAGACGGTCATCGTCCGCAACCAGGGGACCATCTTCCTGGCGGGTCCGCCGCTGGTGAAGGCCGCCACCGGTGAGGATGTCACCGCCGAGGACCTCGGCGGCGGCGCGATGCACTCGTCGGTCTCCGGTGTCACCGATCACCTCGTGGACAACGACCAGCAGGCGCTGGCCAAGGTTCGCGAGATCGTCGCGACGCTCGGTCCGCGGGAGGCGCCGCAGTGGGAGACGATCCCGTCGCGCGAGCCGCTACGACCGCAGAGTGACATCTACGACGTCGTGCCCACCGATCCCAGGACCCCCTACGATGTTCGTTCGGTCATCGAGATCATCTGCGATGCAGGCGAATACACCGAATTCAAGGCGAACTACGGCACCACGCTCGTCACCGCCTTCGCGCACATCCACGGCCATCCGGTCGGTATCATCGCCAACAATGGTGTCCTGTTCAGCGAATCCGCCCTCAAGGGTGCACATTTCATCGAGCTGTGCGATCAGCGTCGAATCCCGTTGCTGTTCCTGCAGAACATCACCGGGTTCATGGTCGGCAAGGCCTACGAGCAGGGTGGTATCGCCAAGAACGGCGCCAAGATGGTGAATGCCGTCGCCTGCGCCCGCGTCCCCAAATTCACCGTGATGGTCGGCGGGTCCTTCGGTGCGGGCAACTACTCGATGTGCGGCCGCGCGTACTCGCCGAGGTTCCTGTGGATGTGGCCCAACGCGCGGATCTCGGTCATGGGCGGACCCCAGGCCGCCGACACCCTGGGCACGGTGCGACGCAACCAGCTCGAACGATCGGGCGGCGAGTGGTCGGCGGAGGACGAGGAGTCGTTCAAGGCGCCCATCCGCGAACAGTTCGAGCGCCAGTCCGACGCCTACTACTCGACGGCTCGGCTCTGGGACGACGGCATCATCGATCCCGCCCAGACCAGAACCCTGCTCGGTCTGGCCCTCGAGACCGCCAGGTACGCACCGCTCGCCGACCCGCGCTACGGCGTCTTCCGGATGTGA